The genomic stretch aacaaagttaGAGGAGTATTGTATAGTAAAATCGTATAGCGTAGGAGTTGTTGACACGACTCTTGGTGCTAATAATGTTTGCGTTTTCAATGTACGGAATAGAACACGTGTTACGTCAATACAATGCTAATGACTCTTTTTCTCTAATTATTTTACATTTAGAATTGTTTTCCATTTTTAggttttgtaataaaataaaaagacatacaTGATGCCCCTCCCAACACATGCCATCCACCAGAAAATTAATATTCACTTTAATCGCCCTTCCTTACTTATTATCCCCCCTTTATAGTCTCTcaccaattttatttaaatattattcaacTATCCACTTAAATTCATAACCATTAATCATTAATGCAGAGCTTAACTAGTCAACACAATTCCAATAAACGGGCCGAGAAAAAGATACTACCCGGATACTGAAATTGCTTACTCAATCTACGTGTACTAAACTTTCTACTAGTATTAAATGATCAATATCAATAATTCGAAATAGAAGTAGAAATACAGTATTAATTTGTATTTCTATTTGAGTATTTTGGAAAAGTATTAGGCAACATGTAGGGTAGATAGATAAAGTATTCACTATTCAGCTATGCATTAATTTGCATTGAAATTGACAACTGTATATCCAAAGATTTTAGTATTTTGTTTAATGACATGGGACAGGGTGAGCAGAAATTCCATGGAATGCGACAGAGGATCACAGGCGAGCCACGTGGACGAATCGTAGCGGTGAGTTCTCAAAGCTAGCCTGACGGTGGTGGCAATTCTGCAATTAACCTCTTTTTGGAGGAGAGAAACTTTgcttattttagtattttaaattaatgtaaaacaatttctattttttttgaattaaacATGGTATTTGTTCCGATCACATACATCATTAAAAATTCCGATAAACGGCCAtgttaagagtgtccactatggacagcccgcggctatagccgcgggttggggcggaggGCGGGCGCCTATAGTGGGGAAGTTGTTCGGAGGGCGGGCGGACAACATTTGGGGGCGGTAGGGGTGGCGGACGCGGGATAGGCGGGGTTGGGGCGAGCCTGCGGCTGGGGAGAATTAGCTttgcctataggcgcggcgcccaTAGGGGGCGGACAACCGACGCGGCggattcattttcaatttttttttaaatttttttatttacctctataaataccactacctatttttcaccattttcacaaaatccatcatctcactatctacacaaccactctctaaaaatgcactgaggcgacgacgaatcacccgactctcaGGAATCGGGCTATGGCAGCGAATATTCAgtcccaattacctcgttttctaattatttacaatgctatgattttaattatacctgattaacactaaaaacattttaaaatgaaaattgattataaaatttggaggctattggaggtgtctaccatagtggcggaaatagaattttaggGCTGTAGACAACTAAATTGGGGCTATGAACAAAAACTGGAGTGAGGCTATTAGACGTGTCCGCCGTACAGTGGATATCTTAGTAATTGCGTGTATTGTATGAGTAAAATTCTCCGTTATTTTCTCCACGTCTTACTGTTGCTGATGCATCTGAAGTTAGTTACAGAGTCATACTTATTAATGTTAATAATCATTGACTGTAATGAATTTTTACTTTAATTGGTTTTACTTGATTTAATTTGGTCACATGACACTCACTCATATCCACATTcgacaccacaccacaccacaccgaCGGCCATGTTCTGTTCCTCTCTCTCACGCATTGAAACACACTCACAACACCCTCCTTCTCCCTCctttctcactctctctctatctcttcaCACTTACGCAAAGAGACAACACTAGTACAACTATGCAACAACAGTCCTCACCAcattctcttttctctctcacacacacattgcacatagaGACTGTGAGAGACAGCACGCTATCTAAAAGAGTCCTCACAATCGacttctctctctcaatttcaaGAGTCTTCACGCAAATGAACACAGTCTCTTCCTCTCTCTGGAAAGACTAGTCACTCAATTTCTGGGAAAATTGCAGAAAAACACGCATGGCAGACATAGCCAAGTACGCACCCATTAATGGCGGCAACTTATTCTCAGAGTTCAAATCTCTATTCTCAATCATCAGAACTAGAAAAACCGTTGGTTTTGCTTACGCCTTCGTCTTTGTCTTCATCGCCTTCACCATTTTCCTTGCTTTTACCCCTTCTTCAACCTCCTCTTCCCCATGGTTCACTAACATTTTCACTCTCCCCTCCACCACTAATGCATCTTCATCTTCAGATCAATCCCATTTCTCTTCAATTTATGGCTATTTTTTCCCAAATTCTTCACTGCCCCAGAATGCCGGATCTGCTCATTCTCCACCTCATCAAGTCGAACTCTCTAACCCAACTAATTCCACCAATTCACCAGAGAAATCTCAAGTGAATCAAACTTCCAGTCGTGAAAGTGAAGTCTCGAAGCAATATCAGACTCAAATTCCAGATAAAGTTGAAGTCTCGGCGCAAAATCAGACTCAAATTGAAGAGGAAGTTGAAAGCTCGAAGCAAAATCAAACTCAAATTCAAGATGAAGCTGGAGTCTTGAAGCCAAATCAGACCGTAATTCCGGCCACAAAATCTCCCGACCTAGCTAACACCACTGCTAATTCATCGCCGGAATCTTCCTCCGTAGCCAAGAACATCTCTACAAATGGTGAAAAGGGAATTGCGGAAAAGGGTTTGCCCAAGAATCTAACTTCTTCTCTGATGAAGAAACAGAACGATGGCActaatgttcaggtgaaggggAAGGATGATTTGATTAAATCTTTGATGAATTGCGATTTATTTGATGGAAATTGGGTGAAAGATGACTCGTATCCACTGTACAAGCCTGGTTCTTGTGCTCTGATTGATGAGCAATTCAACTGTTTCCGCAACGGAAGACCTGATAATGACTACTACAAGCTTAAATGGAAGCCCAAGGGCTGCACTCTTCCGAGGTATATTGATGAATCTTACTCTAGTTTTTGATCAAATGagcttccccccccccccccccattttttgtgtttgaatcTACTTTCCTGCATTTCAGTTGATTGATATTAGTTGCGAGTTTGAGTTGTTTGATAATGTGAGAATAGAAAGCTGTGGTGTATGATCGATGTGTTAGTAATTTAGACAAACTAATTTTTGTTGATCTTGAATAATTAGGTTGGATGGAAGTCATATGTTGGAGATGTTGAGAGGAAAAAGGTTAGTTTTTGTTGGTGATTCTCTAAATAGGAACATGTGGGAATCCCTTATTTGCATACTGAGGAACTCTGTGAAAGATAAGAAGAAGGTTTATGAAGAATTCGGTCGCCATCATTTTCGAGAAGAAGCTTCATATTCCTTTGTGTTTGAAGTAAGTTTCGACAGCAAAATCCATGGTTGCATCTTCAACAGAATGTGTTCTAGTCTTGATGTAGTTAATTTTGTTCACAGTTATATTGTGGAGTAATAACTTGTGTGATCTTTCATAGGATTACAAATGCAAAGTGGAGTTCTTTGTGTCTCCATTCTTGGTTCAAGAATGGGAAGTAACTGGAAAGAATGGCACTAAGGAGACTCTTCGGCTTGATTTACTCAGCAGAGGTGCCAGTAAATATAAGGATGCAGATATCATTGTGTTTAACACAGGGCATTGGTGGACTCACGACAAAACTTCCTTGGGGTAAATTTCTGTAGTAACTTTGATCGTAGTGGATTTACGTTGGTAAATATTTGAATACGTGCTAAAtgattcttgaatgttttaggAAGGACTATTATCAGGAAGGCAGCCATGTGTATAGTGATCTCGATGTTCATGAGGCTTTCCGCAAAGCTTTAACAACGTGGGGAAGATGGGTCGATTCCAATGTCAATCCCAAAAAATCACTTGTATTCTTCAGAGGCTATTCCGCATCTCATTTCAGGTAATACTAACTTACAAGTGATGATGAAATAGTTTAGTCGTTGGCTTGAGAGTTGattgatgatgttgtttctcaATTAGTATTTGATTTGATTCAATATAAATAAGTCAGCAAAATGACAAATTCTGGTGAGGGATATGATATGCTTTCTTGCACTTTTGTGTATGTTACAACGTGTAATAAGATAAGATCGAAGTTTTTCACAACCACTCTATTGTTGCAATATGTTCAGCCATTTGTAGTTTTGCTTTGTATACTTGTTTATGACACCTATGTCTTAAGATAAGAACTAATTAAATGTTACACAATACTGCTTGATGAGCCATTTTAAACTCTAATTTTCCAGTTATCTTTCATTGTATATGGTCCCGTCTCATTACAATATCTTGCTGCAGTGGTGGCCAGTGGAACTCTGGCGGGCAATGTGACCACGAGACGGAGCCAATAAAGAACGATACCTATCTCGCCCCATATCCCTCAAAGATGACTGTTTTGGAGAAGGTGTTGAAAGGAAT from Salvia splendens isolate huo1 chromosome 4, SspV2, whole genome shotgun sequence encodes the following:
- the LOC121798693 gene encoding protein trichome birefringence-like, with amino-acid sequence MADIAKYAPINGGNLFSEFKSLFSIIRTRKTVGFAYAFVFVFIAFTIFLAFTPSSTSSSPWFTNIFTLPSTTNASSSSDQSHFSSIYGYFFPNSSLPQNAGSAHSPPHQVELSNPTNSTNSPEKSQVNQTSSRESEVSKQYQTQIPDKVEVSAQNQTQIEEEVESSKQNQTQIQDEAGVLKPNQTVIPATKSPDLANTTANSSPESSSVAKNISTNGEKGIAEKGLPKNLTSSLMKKQNDGTNVQVKGKDDLIKSLMNCDLFDGNWVKDDSYPLYKPGSCALIDEQFNCFRNGRPDNDYYKLKWKPKGCTLPRLDGSHMLEMLRGKRLVFVGDSLNRNMWESLICILRNSVKDKKKVYEEFGRHHFREEASYSFVFEDYKCKVEFFVSPFLVQEWEVTGKNGTKETLRLDLLSRGASKYKDADIIVFNTGHWWTHDKTSLGKDYYQEGSHVYSDLDVHEAFRKALTTWGRWVDSNVNPKKSLVFFRGYSASHFSGGQWNSGGQCDHETEPIKNDTYLAPYPSKMTVLEKVLKGMKKTQVTYLNVTRMTDYRKDGHPSIYRKQHMSDEEKIKPLHFQDCSHWCLPGVPDTWNEILYAELLLKQRQWQQQKRS